The following proteins come from a genomic window of Spirochaetota bacterium:
- a CDS encoding type II toxin-antitoxin system HicB family antitoxin yields the protein MRYLVVFEKGRKNYSAYVPDLPGCVATGKTHEECEAMIAESIRLHIDDMRDSGTPIPAAVSDAEMMYVGELQHA from the coding sequence ATGCGTTATCTTGTCGTATTTGAAAAGGGACGGAAGAATTATTCTGCCTATGTCCCCGATCTGCCCGGATGCGTCGCCACAGGGAAGACACATGAGGAATGCGAGGCGATGATAGCCGAAAGCATTCGCCTTCATATCGACGATATGCGCGATTCGGGAACACCCATCCCCGCGGCGGTAAGCGATGCCGAGATGATGTATGTCGGGGAATTGCAGCATGCGTAG
- a CDS encoding type II toxin-antitoxin system HicA family toxin — MRVRDVIRIIEKDGWFIVRQTGSHQQYHHPNKPGTVTVSVHRLSDELHPKTLKSIFKQAQVSDE; from the coding sequence ATGAGGGTTCGTGACGTGATTCGTATTATTGAGAAAGATGGATGGTTCATTGTTCGACAGACGGGGAGCCATCAGCAGTATCATCATCCGAATAAACCCGGAACAGTTACCGTGTCCGTGCATCGGCTTTCCGACGAATTGCACCCAAAAACGCTGAAAAGTATTTTCAAACAAGCGCAGGTGTCCGATGAATAA